One stretch of Balneola sp. MJW-20 DNA includes these proteins:
- a CDS encoding multicopper oxidase domain-containing protein: MMGKLLSALVCVCFFYAHSLAAQSQKTHYLPAEKPSGLPLVESNDNKVAAGEVIKEIVHINMDLVLSDFRPETPDRPGLSVWAFREDGGRPKIPAPLIRVETGQMINMTFNNTHPDSLVYLFGFNERDGTGSNEPIIFKPGETKNWSFNAGKAGTYLYYAEIGIRSEGRFKEREQLAGAFIIDPENYEGNDEIIVLNIYSTSYDSTYEYGFLEALTMNGRSWPFSETYKAQVGDSLTWRVINASRRNHPMHLHGFYYDVISRGETTKDEIYTPDNVRKVVTEFMTGRTTMVAEWVPTREGKWVFHCHLSFHVSPEIRLPEAEENDEHHVHMAGLVVGIDVQPGETDLISKGETRKMNMYVNEYDDNEAHKYGFTLDEGMNSENIEVSRPGPLLLMKQYETTEVTVTNNMSQSTGVHWHGLELDSWADGVPNFSASGGKMSPAIAPGESFTYKLSHMRPGTFIYHSHLNDIDQITGGLYGPLLVLPEDEVYDPETDHVYILQWRKDIPSGPGEVDVNGVTFDKPLQSMTTTAGMEHRLRLINIAPAGRIMLKVMKDSVEVPIQLWAKDGADVPASQQVMVTESQRIGVGETIDYYFKPTEPGEYQLMVGYNDQASSKQTWIVEKN; the protein is encoded by the coding sequence ATGATGGGAAAATTATTATCAGCTTTAGTCTGTGTGTGCTTTTTTTATGCTCATTCATTAGCAGCACAGTCACAAAAAACACATTATTTACCGGCAGAAAAACCTTCGGGATTACCGCTGGTTGAATCCAATGACAACAAAGTAGCCGCCGGTGAAGTCATTAAAGAAATAGTTCATATCAATATGGATCTGGTTCTTTCCGACTTCAGGCCTGAAACACCGGACCGGCCGGGATTGTCTGTATGGGCATTCAGAGAAGATGGGGGACGTCCGAAGATACCGGCCCCATTGATCCGGGTTGAGACTGGTCAAATGATCAATATGACCTTCAATAACACACATCCTGATTCTCTGGTCTATTTGTTTGGATTTAATGAACGAGATGGCACCGGTTCGAATGAACCCATTATTTTTAAACCAGGTGAAACAAAGAACTGGAGTTTCAATGCCGGTAAAGCAGGTACATATCTATACTATGCAGAGATAGGTATACGCTCTGAAGGCCGCTTTAAAGAGAGAGAGCAACTGGCAGGAGCATTCATCATTGACCCTGAAAATTATGAAGGAAACGACGAGATCATCGTATTGAATATTTATAGTACGAGTTATGACTCCACATATGAATATGGATTCCTTGAAGCACTCACCATGAACGGTCGCTCCTGGCCATTCAGTGAAACGTACAAAGCACAGGTTGGAGATTCATTGACCTGGAGAGTGATAAACGCTTCCCGCAGAAATCATCCGATGCACCTGCACGGATTCTATTATGATGTGATCTCCAGAGGAGAAACAACAAAGGATGAAATATATACTCCTGATAATGTTCGAAAGGTAGTAACAGAATTTATGACCGGCAGAACTACTATGGTGGCTGAATGGGTTCCCACAAGGGAAGGGAAATGGGTTTTCCACTGTCATCTGTCATTTCACGTTTCACCCGAAATCAGATTACCTGAAGCGGAAGAAAATGATGAACATCATGTTCATATGGCAGGACTGGTAGTCGGTATCGATGTCCAGCCGGGGGAGACAGACCTGATCTCGAAAGGAGAGACACGTAAAATGAACATGTATGTGAACGAGTATGATGATAATGAGGCTCATAAATATGGTTTCACACTGGATGAGGGTATGAATAGTGAGAATATTGAAGTAAGCCGGCCGGGGCCGCTTTTACTCATGAAACAATATGAGACTACCGAAGTGACGGTAACTAATAATATGAGTCAGTCGACCGGTGTGCACTGGCACGGGCTTGAACTGGATAGCTGGGCAGACGGTGTACCCAATTTCAGTGCTTCGGGTGGTAAGATGTCACCAGCCATAGCACCGGGAGAGTCTTTTACCTACAAATTATCTCATATGCGTCCGGGTACGTTCATATATCACAGTCACCTGAACGATATAGACCAGATAACCGGCGGACTGTACGGTCCGTTATTGGTGCTGCCCGAGGATGAAGTTTACGATCCGGAAACAGACCATGTATATATATTACAGTGGAGAAAGGATATACCCAGTGGGCCCGGAGAGGTCGACGTAAACGGGGTGACCTTTGATAAACCCCTGCAATCAATGACCACAACTGCTGGAATGGAGCACCGTTTGAGGCTGATCAATATAGCCCCTGCAGGAAGGATCATGCTGAAAGTAATGAAAGACAGTGTGGAGGTGCCTATTCAACTCTGGGCAAAAGACGGGGCAGATGTTCCGGCTTCACAGCAGGTAATGGTCACTGAGTCTCAGCGTATTGGGGTAGGTGAAACCATTGACTATTATTTCAAGCCTACGGAGCCGGGTGAATATCAGTTGATGGTAGGGTACAATGACCAAGCCAGCTCAAAGCAAACATGGATTGTAGAAAAGAACTGA
- the prmC gene encoding peptide chain release factor N(5)-glutamine methyltransferase — translation MAEVPSYWTVLTMLEWATEYFEEKEVRSPRMSIEWLLADVLQIKRLDLYLKYDRPLSSDELEKLRPMVIRRSRHEPLQYITGETDFLNTLIKVRPGVLIPRSETEQMVQSILDHYPSDTALNVIDLGTGSGCIPIALKKERPEWQLTATDISEEALAIARENARHNETDIHFILDDFLDSKLSDTFDIIISNPPYIEENERAGLDAEVREFEPEAALFCTSTEEIYSGISRFAKKHLKKDGKAYLEISEFQGPKSKNILTENGWNAQLKQDYDNKDRFLVFGH, via the coding sequence ATGGCTGAAGTACCATCCTATTGGACGGTATTGACCATGCTGGAATGGGCTACAGAATATTTTGAAGAGAAAGAGGTCCGTTCACCACGGATGTCTATCGAGTGGCTGCTGGCAGATGTCCTGCAGATCAAACGTCTGGATCTCTACCTGAAATACGACCGCCCTCTTTCATCGGATGAATTGGAAAAATTACGTCCGATGGTAATACGACGTTCCCGGCACGAACCTCTTCAATACATTACTGGTGAAACCGATTTCCTGAATACGCTTATCAAAGTCAGGCCCGGGGTTCTTATACCCCGATCTGAAACAGAGCAAATGGTTCAATCTATTCTGGATCATTATCCCTCTGACACTGCATTAAATGTCATTGATCTTGGCACCGGATCCGGGTGCATACCCATCGCACTAAAAAAAGAGCGGCCCGAGTGGCAGTTAACCGCCACTGATATTTCGGAAGAAGCTCTGGCTATTGCCAGAGAAAATGCCAGGCATAATGAAACGGACATTCATTTTATTCTGGACGATTTTCTGGACAGTAAACTCTCCGACACCTTCGATATCATCATATCCAATCCTCCTTATATAGAAGAAAATGAACGAGCTGGGCTGGATGCTGAAGTTAGAGAATTTGAGCCCGAAGCCGCATTGTTTTGTACCTCCACTGAAGAGATCTATTCGGGCATCAGTCGCTTTGCTAAAAAGCACCTAAAAAAAGACGGGAAAGCTTACCTCGAGATCAGTGAGTTTCAGGGACCAAAAAGCAAAAATATTTTAACTGAAAATGGCTGGAATGCACAGCTGAAGCAGGACTACGACAATAAGGATAGATTTTTAGTTTTCGGGCATTGA
- the folK gene encoding 2-amino-4-hydroxy-6-hydroxymethyldihydropteridine diphosphokinase: MAKVILALGSNLGDPHRQMKEAATFLTEITPQSPVLSSIYRTEPVGPSENDFLNAVAMIETAMEPHELLTRIKEQERKQGRPSRYPKWTARTLDIDIIAYDDLVIEADNLIIPHPEYTDRLFVLMPLKEVRPDWSDPATGRHVDTMIEEAPGIRIQKTNLTW; the protein is encoded by the coding sequence ATGGCCAAGGTGATCTTAGCATTGGGTTCTAATCTGGGTGATCCGCATAGGCAAATGAAAGAGGCGGCCACTTTTCTTACCGAAATAACCCCTCAGTCCCCGGTTCTCTCTTCCATATACCGGACCGAACCGGTAGGTCCTTCCGAAAATGATTTTCTGAACGCGGTTGCCATGATTGAAACAGCAATGGAACCGCATGAACTGCTGACCCGGATCAAAGAACAGGAGCGTAAACAGGGACGGCCTTCCAGATATCCGAAATGGACCGCCCGCACCCTCGACATTGATATTATTGCTTATGATGACTTGGTCATTGAAGCAGATAACCTTATCATTCCACATCCGGAATATACAGATCGACTATTCGTCCTGATGCCCTTAAAAGAGGTCCGGCCCGACTGGTCAGACCCGGCCACCGGCCGTCATGTTGATACGATGATCGAAGAGGCTCCGGGGATCCGAATTCAAAAGACTAATTTAACCTGGTAA
- a CDS encoding DUF4386 domain-containing protein, which translates to MNEEHRKLIKTARITGIWYLLLAISGIFGFMVFHSQIYVSGDPEQTLTNLINLEFLSRIRLLFEMIIVLSQALAAFWFYRLFKNFNAGQAWALGVWGTVNSIIIMISAISMASAIQIANSTVHVFDDQVILIDLIGNLIKHSWNIGGLFFGLWLIPMGYIVIISNRMPLWLGRTLIAGGLGYIISTLIYYMGISHSLLNVLTIPATVGEFWMIGYLLIYGVRPLNDLSAMTDEYSELD; encoded by the coding sequence ATGAATGAAGAACACAGAAAGCTGATCAAAACAGCCAGAATAACAGGAATCTGGTATTTGTTGCTGGCGATCTCCGGGATATTTGGGTTTATGGTATTTCATTCTCAGATCTATGTTTCGGGTGATCCCGAACAAACGCTGACCAACCTGATCAACCTGGAGTTTCTTTCCAGAATAAGGCTCTTATTTGAAATGATAATTGTCCTCTCACAAGCTCTCGCTGCATTCTGGTTTTACCGGTTATTTAAAAATTTCAATGCTGGCCAGGCCTGGGCATTAGGTGTCTGGGGAACGGTAAATTCAATTATCATAATGATCAGTGCCATTTCTATGGCTTCAGCGATCCAGATAGCAAATTCCACCGTTCACGTTTTTGATGATCAGGTTATATTAATTGACCTAATTGGTAATTTGATCAAGCATTCGTGGAATATAGGAGGGCTTTTCTTTGGACTTTGGCTTATCCCTATGGGATATATTGTGATCATTTCAAATAGAATGCCATTGTGGTTAGGCCGGACACTGATCGCCGGAGGCCTTGGTTACATTATTAGCACACTGATCTATTATATGGGTATCAGTCATTCGCTGTTAAATGTTTTGACCATACCCGCTACGGTCGGGGAGTTCTGGATGATAGGCTATCTGCTGATCTATGGAGTACGCCCATTAAATGATCTCTCGGCAATGACAGATGAATATTCCGAGCTGGACTGA
- the dnaA gene encoding chromosomal replication initiator protein DnaA has product MHATTAEEAWEKCLDIIKDNISYQKFKSWFEPIKPVSISDDNTLTIQVPSQFWYEWLEEHYYSMLRSTLAKVLGPEGKLEYSIVMEKSDQFENNRSVRMPQRPMGPTKPQEANGYPDSYPDRIENPFVIPGIRKTKIDSNLNNNYVFERFIEGDCNRLARSAAMAIADNPGKNSFNPLFVYGPTGLGKTHLVQSIGNRIKEKFGDEKSVLYISSEAFTNEFVHAIRNNRASEFSMFYRNIDVLMVDDIQFFSGKEKTQEEFFHIFNALHQDGKQIILSSDRAPKDVPDIEERLISRFSWGLSADLKMPEYETRYAILERKANDNGIEIDPEIIEFIAHNFKSNVRDLEGAIIKLLAHASLQNIDDIDLSMAKRVLKDMVKESHTQISIESIQNYVCDYFGIDTNKVREKTRKQEIVEARQIAMYLSKKFTKSSLKTIGLHFGGRDHSTVIHAISTVEERISTSPKHKRMVEELHQRIEVASL; this is encoded by the coding sequence TTGCACGCTACAACAGCTGAAGAGGCATGGGAGAAGTGTCTGGACATAATTAAAGACAACATTAGCTATCAAAAATTTAAGTCATGGTTTGAGCCTATAAAACCTGTTTCTATATCTGATGATAACACCCTTACTATACAGGTCCCCAGCCAGTTCTGGTATGAGTGGTTAGAAGAACATTATTATAGTATGCTGAGGTCTACTCTCGCTAAGGTATTAGGACCCGAGGGTAAACTTGAGTATTCTATTGTTATGGAGAAGTCGGATCAGTTTGAAAATAACAGGTCGGTCAGAATGCCACAGCGTCCGATGGGGCCAACCAAACCACAGGAAGCAAACGGATACCCTGACTCATATCCGGATCGCATTGAGAATCCTTTTGTGATCCCGGGAATCCGTAAAACCAAGATCGACTCCAATCTCAATAACAACTACGTATTCGAACGCTTTATTGAGGGAGACTGTAACCGTCTGGCCCGATCAGCCGCCATGGCGATCGCAGATAATCCCGGTAAAAATTCCTTTAATCCTCTTTTTGTATACGGCCCTACCGGTTTAGGAAAAACACACCTGGTCCAGTCTATTGGTAACCGGATCAAAGAGAAGTTTGGAGACGAGAAATCTGTCCTATATATATCATCCGAAGCTTTTACCAATGAATTTGTACACGCCATACGGAATAACCGGGCCAGCGAATTCTCCATGTTCTATCGCAACATTGATGTGCTGATGGTGGATGACATACAGTTCTTCAGCGGCAAAGAAAAAACACAGGAAGAGTTCTTCCACATTTTCAATGCCCTGCATCAGGACGGAAAGCAGATCATCTTATCCAGCGACCGCGCGCCTAAAGATGTGCCGGATATAGAAGAGCGCCTGATCTCACGATTCAGCTGGGGATTAAGTGCTGATCTAAAAATGCCGGAATATGAAACCCGTTATGCTATTCTGGAGCGCAAGGCGAACGACAATGGTATTGAGATCGACCCTGAGATCATTGAGTTCATTGCACACAATTTTAAATCAAATGTGCGTGATCTTGAGGGAGCTATCATTAAGCTTCTGGCACATGCCTCTCTGCAGAATATAGATGACATTGATCTTTCTATGGCCAAACGGGTGCTGAAGGATATGGTTAAGGAGTCACACACCCAGATCTCGATTGAATCCATTCAGAATTATGTTTGTGATTATTTCGGGATCGATACCAATAAGGTACGGGAGAAGACCCGGAAGCAGGAGATCGTGGAAGCCCGTCAGATCGCAATGTATCTTTCAAAGAAATTTACCAAGTCCAGCCTAAAGACCATCGGACTCCATTTCGGAGGACGCGACCACTCTACGGTGATCCATGCTATATCAACGGTCGAAGAGCGCATCTCTACCAGTCCCAAGCATAAACGAATGGTAGAAGAACTTCATCAGCGTATCGAAGTAGCCAGTCTTTAA
- a CDS encoding deoxynucleoside kinase: protein MPNSFDFIAIEGVIGAGKTSLASLLAEKRGARLVLEEFKDNPFLPKFYEDRERYAFQTQLAFLASRFKQQQNMMSQDLFHDFTISDYIFEKDRIFARLNLDQDELALYDNIFNIMTGIAAQPDLIVFIQSSVERLMENIDNRGRDYEQHITPDYLKELNDAYNHFFYHYSKSPLIIINATEIDFVNNPDHLGYIEEQIFEKPIHSNMHIHIAP, encoded by the coding sequence ATGCCAAATTCTTTCGACTTTATTGCAATTGAAGGGGTGATCGGGGCCGGTAAAACCTCCCTTGCCTCACTGCTTGCAGAAAAAAGAGGAGCACGTCTGGTACTGGAAGAATTCAAGGACAACCCTTTTCTTCCCAAGTTTTATGAAGACCGGGAACGATATGCTTTCCAGACACAGCTTGCTTTCTTAGCCAGCCGGTTCAAACAGCAGCAGAATATGATGAGTCAGGACCTCTTCCATGACTTCACCATTTCAGATTATATTTTTGAGAAAGACCGCATCTTTGCCCGACTGAATCTGGACCAGGATGAACTGGCATTATATGACAATATCTTCAACATCATGACCGGTATTGCTGCACAACCGGATCTTATTGTTTTCATTCAGTCTTCAGTGGAAAGACTGATGGAGAATATTGATAACCGCGGCCGGGATTATGAACAACATATCACGCCGGATTATCTGAAGGAACTCAACGACGCTTATAATCATTTTTTCTACCACTACAGTAAGTCTCCGCTCATTATAATAAATGCAACGGAGATCGATTTTGTTAATAATCCGGATCATTTAGGTTATATTGAAGAACAGATCTTTGAGAAGCCGATCCACAGTAATATGCATATTCATATTGCACCCTGA
- the eno gene encoding phosphopyruvate hydratase: MSYIEDVHARQVIDSRGNPTIEVDVTLESGAIGRAAVPSGASTGEHEAVELRDGDKSYFMGKGVQKAVDNVNSTIADELIGMPVFNQVHLDHFLIELDGTENKGNLGANAILGVSMACAKAASSELGMPLWRYVGGVNAKVMPVPMMNIINGGSHADNSVDLQEFMVMPAGAESFSEAIQVGAEIFHNLKKVLSDKGYSTAVGDEGGFAPNLKSNEEAIEVILQAIEKAGYTPEEDVLIALDPASSEFYNTETGLYEFKWSDNSKKDTDEMVAFWADWVDRFPIISIEDGMAENDWDAWKKLTEAVGDKVQLVGDDLFVTNTDRLANGIEKGIANSILIKVNQIGTLTETLDAIEMAHKNSYTAVISHRSGETEDVTIADLAVATNAGQIKTGSMSRTDRIAKYNQLLRIEEELGESAIYLGHDAFGL; this comes from the coding sequence ATGAGTTATATAGAAGACGTTCATGCACGTCAGGTAATAGATTCACGTGGTAATCCTACCATTGAAGTAGATGTGACCTTAGAGTCTGGAGCAATTGGCAGAGCGGCAGTACCCTCAGGTGCTTCAACCGGCGAACATGAAGCTGTTGAACTGAGAGACGGGGATAAAAGCTATTTCATGGGAAAAGGAGTTCAGAAGGCAGTAGATAATGTGAACTCCACGATCGCTGATGAACTGATAGGCATGCCTGTATTTAATCAGGTACACCTGGATCATTTTCTGATCGAACTGGATGGAACTGAAAATAAAGGCAACCTTGGAGCGAATGCTATCCTGGGTGTATCCATGGCCTGTGCAAAAGCGGCCAGCTCAGAACTGGGGATGCCCCTTTGGAGATACGTGGGTGGCGTGAATGCTAAAGTAATGCCTGTTCCAATGATGAATATCATCAACGGTGGTTCGCATGCAGATAATAGCGTGGACCTTCAGGAATTCATGGTAATGCCTGCCGGAGCAGAAAGTTTTTCTGAGGCAATTCAGGTTGGGGCAGAAATATTTCATAACCTGAAAAAAGTACTGAGTGATAAGGGATATAGTACAGCGGTTGGAGATGAAGGCGGTTTTGCACCGAACCTCAAATCTAATGAAGAAGCGATCGAAGTGATCTTGCAGGCGATCGAAAAAGCAGGTTATACACCGGAAGAAGATGTACTGATAGCCCTGGATCCGGCAAGCTCTGAGTTCTATAATACAGAAACCGGACTCTATGAGTTTAAGTGGAGCGATAATTCCAAGAAAGACACCGATGAAATGGTCGCTTTCTGGGCTGACTGGGTGGATCGTTTCCCAATCATTTCTATTGAAGACGGTATGGCGGAAAATGACTGGGATGCCTGGAAAAAACTGACAGAAGCGGTCGGCGATAAAGTACAGCTGGTAGGAGACGATCTTTTTGTTACTAATACCGACCGACTTGCTAATGGCATCGAAAAGGGGATCGCAAACTCTATTCTGATCAAAGTGAATCAGATCGGTACCCTTACAGAGACTCTCGATGCGATCGAAATGGCACATAAGAACAGCTACACAGCTGTGATCTCACACCGGTCCGGCGAAACTGAGGATGTGACTATCGCTGATCTTGCGGTTGCAACTAATGCAGGCCAGATCAAGACCGGTTCTATGAGTCGTACCGACCGTATCGCTAAGTATAATCAGCTGCTGAGGATCGAAGAAGAGCTGGGCGAGAGCGCGATCTATCTCGGCCATGATGCCTTCGGACTATAA
- a CDS encoding tetratricopeptide repeat protein, with protein MNFEEKLNKGFELLREKDIDHALDIARELQKEDPESHEAFYLEALVMQQLNQWDIGLKSIKQALELVDDNAVYFNLRGNILMQQEKLDEAEKDFDKAIELGDTPAAHRNKVMLMLMTDRGQEAIPYLIGRIKENPQDAENWILMGDMINRGGQPDKARTYYEQALKIDPDNDYAQRQLEEM; from the coding sequence ATGAATTTCGAAGAGAAATTAAATAAGGGTTTTGAGCTATTAAGAGAAAAGGATATTGATCACGCGCTGGACATAGCACGTGAACTTCAGAAAGAGGATCCTGAATCTCATGAAGCATTTTATCTGGAAGCGCTCGTGATGCAGCAGCTGAACCAATGGGACATCGGTCTCAAATCCATTAAACAGGCACTGGAACTGGTGGATGACAATGCGGTCTACTTCAATCTCCGCGGAAATATCCTTATGCAACAGGAGAAGCTGGACGAAGCTGAAAAAGACTTTGACAAAGCCATTGAACTGGGCGATACCCCTGCCGCACATCGCAACAAGGTAATGCTGATGCTGATGACGGATCGCGGTCAGGAAGCTATCCCTTACCTGATCGGCCGGATTAAGGAAAATCCACAGGATGCCGAGAACTGGATCCTGATGGGTGACATGATCAATCGCGGTGGTCAGCCCGACAAAGCCCGCACCTATTACGAGCAGGCACTGAAGATCGATCCCGACAACGACTACGCACAGCGACAGCTGGAGGAGATGTAG
- a CDS encoding DUF6326 family protein: MSIDKTTPKALAHYSVNIKIKLASLWTSLMFLYIYADYFQLMTPEKLEKMMQLQTPVGPTSPGLLVIFSVILIIPALMIFLSVFLKPPLNKWLNIIIALLYSGISILIIISDIGYDWQAFFVLFNFIELVVFATIIAQAWKWPRTNMDHSNPVS, encoded by the coding sequence TTGAGTATTGATAAGACCACTCCAAAAGCATTAGCCCATTACAGCGTTAACATAAAAATTAAACTGGCCTCTCTTTGGACTTCCTTGATGTTCCTGTACATCTACGCCGACTACTTCCAGCTTATGACCCCTGAGAAATTGGAAAAAATGATGCAGCTTCAAACTCCTGTGGGACCTACATCACCCGGACTTTTGGTGATCTTTTCTGTGATCTTAATTATTCCGGCCCTGATGATCTTTCTTTCCGTTTTTCTGAAACCACCGCTCAACAAGTGGCTGAATATCATCATTGCATTGCTTTATTCCGGTATTTCGATACTTATCATCATTTCTGATATCGGTTATGATTGGCAGGCCTTCTTTGTACTTTTCAACTTTATAGAACTGGTTGTCTTTGCAACGATCATCGCGCAGGCATGGAAATGGCCGCGAACGAATATGGACCATTCTAATCCGGTTTCTTAA
- a CDS encoding HAD family hydrolase: MSQNHPWVILFDIDGTLLTVNEHFNRPLLREILDELEIDYPDMETDPFSGRTDHDIFTSFLVNHDYDQELYQTMKSAYLNRLKNRLSSNDVTRHDHIDWALDYFSQPEFIPALLTGNYPNAAGTKLKAAKIFHNFSFGAFGEHHSDRNQLPHIALDKVRKHLGVDPDPARFIVIGDTPRDVICAKKANMKCVAVTTGKFGKEELSEHNPDLILDDLSEPENWFARISL; this comes from the coding sequence TTGAGTCAAAATCATCCCTGGGTCATCCTCTTTGACATCGACGGCACCCTTCTGACCGTTAATGAACATTTTAACCGCCCGCTTCTTCGCGAGATCCTGGACGAACTGGAGATCGATTATCCGGATATGGAAACCGATCCTTTTTCGGGACGGACCGATCATGACATATTCACCTCTTTCCTGGTGAATCATGACTATGATCAGGAATTATATCAGACCATGAAATCTGCTTACCTGAACCGACTCAAGAACCGACTCAGCAGCAATGATGTCACCCGCCATGATCATATAGATTGGGCTCTAGATTACTTTAGTCAACCGGAATTTATACCTGCATTACTAACCGGTAATTATCCCAATGCGGCCGGAACCAAACTTAAAGCGGCAAAGATCTTCCATAATTTTTCTTTTGGCGCATTCGGAGAACATCATAGCGATCGCAATCAGTTGCCGCATATCGCCCTCGATAAGGTGCGCAAACATCTTGGCGTGGATCCTGATCCTGCTCGTTTTATAGTGATCGGAGATACCCCGCGGGACGTTATCTGTGCAAAAAAAGCCAACATGAAGTGTGTGGCAGTGACTACCGGTAAGTTTGGCAAAGAAGAGCTGAGTGAACACAATCCGGATCTTATTCTGGACGACCTGTCTGAACCTGAGAATTGGTTTGCCAGAATCAGCCTCTAA
- the folB gene encoding dihydroneopterin aldolase, translating into MDVLRVKGMKFHAFHGHNEQEKIDGNDFEVDLSLYFDMTLPGETDRLKDALDYAGLRELTSEIMNGPSADLIEHLAFRIGNKIWSIHSDQLDKLIVRLRKLNPPIEGVNDHVEAEYSWPR; encoded by the coding sequence ATGGATGTACTGCGTGTCAAAGGAATGAAATTCCACGCTTTTCATGGTCATAATGAACAGGAAAAGATCGATGGAAATGATTTCGAAGTCGACCTCAGTCTATATTTTGATATGACTCTCCCAGGTGAGACCGATCGCCTGAAAGACGCGCTGGACTATGCCGGACTCAGAGAACTAACCTCAGAGATCATGAACGGACCCTCTGCAGATCTGATCGAGCACCTCGCATTCAGGATCGGAAATAAGATCTGGAGCATTCACTCCGATCAGCTGGATAAACTGATCGTAAGACTCCGTAAGCTGAATCCTCCCATTGAAGGGGTTAATGATCATGTAGAAGCCGAATACTCATGGCCAAGGTGA